Proteins found in one Fusarium keratoplasticum isolate Fu6.1 chromosome 12, whole genome shotgun sequence genomic segment:
- a CDS encoding PKS-ER domain-containing protein codes for MSTTFRKVVIPKYGDASVLEIVEATLPQPAAGEVQVAPIYAGFSGADINMRRGVYPSQQKPPLTPGYCLVGTVKTNGSGSSKFKTGDTVACLTKYDAQAQLVNLPEKHLIPVPEGSDLQQVTGLILDWCTAYGMVHQVAKVKRGQTVFIHGISGSVGYATMKLVQLLGATAYGTASERNHAAVREQGGIPFVYTDKNWIKAMKDTGGVDAVFDSIGFESFHESYDILNDHGIVVGFGANKYSLTNEAPVPATWPTVKFLLKGQIPWRGKRTAFFLISRDQPDYQPNMKALLDLLGKSKISVPIRKIWDMDDIQEAHRQWHSGSGVGAVIIRIPELK; via the coding sequence ATGTCAACCACATTCCGTAAAGTCGTCATCCCCAAGTACGGCGATGCATCAGTCCTTGAGATCGTCGAGGCCACCCTCCCTCAGCCTGCTGCAGGAGAGGTGCAGGTTGCACCCATATATGCCGGCTTTTCTGGTGCCGACATCAACATGCGACGCGGTGTCTACCCAAGCCAGCAGAAGCCACCGTTGACCCCCGGCTACTGTCTCGTCGGCACTGTCAAGACTAACGGCAGCGGGAGCTCAAAGTTCAAGACTGGCGACACTGTCGCATGCCTGACCAAGTATGATGCTCAGGCTCAGCTGGTCAACCTGCCCGAGAAGCATCTCATCCCCGTCCCTGAAGGTTCCGACCTGCAGCAGGTGACGGGCCTCATTCTCGACTGGTGCACCGCCTACGGCATGGTTCACCAAGTTGCCAAGGTGAAGAGGGGACAGACCGTTttcatccatggcatcagTGGCTCTGTTGGCTATGCCACCATGAAGCTCGTCCAGCTGCTGGGTGCGACAGCGTACGGTACAGCATCAGAGAGGAACCACGCCGCTGTCCGGGAGCAGGGCGGCATCCCCTTTGTCTATACCGACAAGAACTggatcaaggccatgaaggacACGGGTGGCGTCGACGCCGTCTTTGACTCGATCGGCTTCGAGAGCTTCCACGAATCGTACGACATCCTCAACGATCACGGCATTgtcgtcggcttcggcgCCAACAAGTACTCCCTTACCAACGAAGCCCCAGTCCCAGCTACATGGCCAACTGTCAAATTCTTGCTGAAGGGCCAAATTCCCTGGAGGGGGAAGAGAaccgccttcttcctcattAGTCGGGACCAGCCAGACTACCAGCCCAACATGAAGGCCCTTCTCGATCTGCTCGGCAAGAGCAAGATCTCGGTGCCCATTCGGAAGATCTGGGATATGGATGACATTCAAGAAGCCCATCGTCAGTGGCACAGTGGTTCGGGAGTTGGTGCAGTCATCATTCGGATACCCGAGCTGAAGTAA